Sequence from the Erythrolamprus reginae isolate rEryReg1 chromosome Z, rEryReg1.hap1, whole genome shotgun sequence genome:
gaatactgtgtccagttctggagacctcacctacaaaaagatattgacaaaattgaacgggtccaaagacaggctacaagaatagtggaaggtcttaggcataaaacttattaggaaagacttaatgacctcaatctgtatagtctggaggacagaaggaaaaggggggaacatgattgaaacatttaaatatgttaaagggttaaataaggttcaggagggaagtgcttttaataggaaagtgaacacaagaacaaggggaacaatctaaagttagttgggggaaagatcaaaagcaacatgagaaaatattattttactgaaagagtagtagttccttggaacaaacttctagcagacgtggttggtaaatccatagtaattgAATTtcaacatgtctgggataaacatatatccatcctaagaaaaaatacaggaaatagtataagggcagactagatggaccatgaggtctttttctgccgtcaattttctatatttctatgtttcttataaagatgattagaggactgaagactaaaacatatgaagaacagttattgGAATTGGggatgtctagtttgatgaaaagaaagagTAGGGGAGATATGACAGCggtgttccaacatctcaggagttgcaacaaagaagagggagtcaacctattctctaaagcatagaacaagaagcaatgggtggaaactaatcaaggatagaAGCAAGTTAGatctaagaaatttcctgacagttagaacaattaatccatggaatagcttgtctccagaagttttgaatacTCCATACTGGAGGTATTAAAGATCTGAGATAACATctaggagttggactagaagacctccaagataccttctcttctcttctcttctcttctcgtctcttcttttctcctctcctctcctctcctctcctctcctctcctctcctctcctctacactctattgtactctactctactctactttactccactccaccctaccctaccctaccctaccctattcattaaattagacatacccagttcctgcaactgttcttcatgtgttttaacctccagtcccctaatcatctttgttgctcttctctgcactctttctagagtcccagCAAACAAAAAAGTTTGAtaaccttgcagtccaaggactCACAGCATTTCCTTGGTATTCAGCCTTCCATATGGTCCaattttcacagccatacattgcaacgtTTGTTGGTAGGGTGATGtctctacttttttttttcaagcaagatttttttttatgtctctgctttttagtatgttgtctagatttgccatagctttcctattaaaattacTCAGAAGAACTACCGGTATATCAAAATGAACTTAACGTCCCTGATAACCATGATGGCACTTTTAGAGGTTTATCTACTGAGACAAAATATTTTCCCTATTAATGATTAGCAAAGTTGATCTCAAACTTTTGGCACTTGTGGGAAAGCTTTAATTAAACTGTTCAGCCCATAGTGGTTTAATTAAGGTTAGGATCTCCAATCTCCCCTAGGATGGAAATCCCTTTTATCTTTTTCATGCTTGGAAAAAAAGTCAAGTCCAGGTCTTTGTTTCAAAAAAGTCTACATAAGAGTGAAGGTTAAGATTACATACATTGCCAAAAAGCTATCACATAGCCAAGAGAAGGTAACAACTGGTTTTTACGTTTGTCCATCAAGGTGACTAATCCAAAGAGGCTggacttgtctgaaatagtatagagtctcctgcttgggcagggggtgaactagaagacctccaaggtcccttacatcTCAATCCTGATTGATTAAAACTCTTTGACTCTTTGATGCTTGTAAACTGATGCTCAGCAAAATTGTGAGTATTTTCTTGTACATATTTAGAAAAGTAGTTGTAAGGGTAAATAAAACGGTTTAAAAGAGTGGGAAAACATACTTGTTAGAAACTTGTTACAGTCATGTGCCTAAAATATTGGAACTACAATTACCTGAATCATGCCAGAACTCTAGGACTTGTCCAGCAGCGTATCAATGTTAGGGCTCCAAAAAACATCCCCAACGAAATCAGATTAGGGAAGccttaattaaaattttaaaaaaattataacataggaaacaattttaaactaaaacttGTGTGTTTGATCAGTCCAATGTTGCTTGTTTTGAGCTGGTGACAGATTTAAAGGGATTCCTTTTTCATCAGCATCATATAAATATCTGAATGTCTacaatgtatatgtgtatatatgtatgtatgtatgtatgtatgtgtgtgtgtgtgtgtgtgtgtgtgtatgtatatgtatatatatatatatatatatatatatatatatatgtatatatatatgtatgaaatgtttttagctgaaattttaaaattaagggagactaggatggtaccatttcggccttgttctggcctcatcagctagccacacccttccttactaggattcgatctggcagcttctgccttgtaaggcagagaattaacagttgagccaccagatcttgatccctccagctctgtttgggttttgccccgtgtaatattttaaatgtctatgcaacgtttcggtgaaatcacattcaccatcatcaggctgaagttgtaaacttcctgctgctgtaaatatagtttgtttgcaactgccacttgttccttataaatagtggtggggatggagatttggcttgaatgtagcaaatagattgggtggtttccaaatttctggtaggcgggatgtgtcatcacgtttattcatactgagggggtgttttcccttttccagcacattaaaaaaacaggatatGAAATTGACttcaaaaaaactaaattactttccaaaacagaactcgtatataaaagaataatcatggaagccaaagagatagaaaaacaccccctcagtatgaataaacatgatgacacgtcccgcctaccagaaatttggaaaccagccctaaacaaaaaaacatatcataattatCACCatgtcagacccatcctcgaatacagctcatctgcttggaacccatatcgcatctcagacattgacacccttgaaaatgttcaaagatacttcaccagaagagcccttcactcctccactcgaaacagaataccctatgaaactagacttacaatcctgggcctagaaagcctagaactacaacaccttaaaaatgatctaaatattgcccacaagatcatatgctgcaatgtcctgcctgtcaaagactacttcagcttcaaccataacaacacaagagcacacaacagatttaaacttaatattaaccactccaaacttgactgtaaaaaatatgacttcagtaaccgagttgtcaaagcgtgtgaactcattacccgactccatagtgtcatccccaaacccccaacactttacccttagattatccacggttgacctatccagattcctaagagctaagtaaggggcgagtacaagtgcactagagtgccttacgtcccctgtcctatatctcctatacctttcttctattcctttatctcttcttctattctttcattgatatgttttattcctatatcttctcttctcttctttcttagatatattttactatgagtatatcctctataaccttcatcatgtatattactatgtgtatatagatatatacccactaaaaccctcattgtgtattggacaaaataaataaataaaataaaataaatagattcctAAGAGCtaagtaagggacgagtacaagtgcactagagtgccttccgtcccctgtcctattgctctcctatatctcctatgcctttcttttatccctatatctcttcttctattctttcattgatatgttttattcctatatcttctattctattcttagatatattttactatgtgtatatcctctataaccttcattatgtattttactatgtgtatacccactaaaaccctcattgtgtattggacaaaatcaatcaatcaatcaatcaatcaatcaatcaatcaatcaatcaatcaatcaaacaaacaaacaaacaaacaaacaaacaaacaaacacgagAAAGCAGTGTGTGATGGCAGCCAAacaagccaatgcaatcctaaattgcattaacagaatacaggatacaattaagatcaagtgaggtactaataccactctataaagccttagtaagaccacacaaagaatactgcacccagttttggtcaccagacaaaaaaagatgttgagactctagaaaaattgcagagaggagcaaccaggatgattagaagACTTGATGATTAGAAGACATATAATGAACTCTTGCAGGAACAAGGCATGGCTAGtatagagaaggaccaggggagacacgatggCAGTATTCCTGTTGTTGCCCACCAGTGGCCAGCGGATGTTGTCCACCACTGGCAGCAGATTCGGACAGTAAGGAGGTTGGTAAGAAACATGGGCACTCTACAAAGTTTGGTCTTGCCATGCATCTTGAAATTTGCTCTCTGGCAGTGTTCAATGCCAGATAGGTGGGTATTGGTAATCTTTTGACAGACTTTTATCAAGCCTTGTGGACTGTAAATGAAAGTAATTTACAGTCATATAaataaaagagccttctctgtggcggccccgaccttctggaaccaactccccccagagatcagagttgcccccaccctccttgcctttcgtaagctccttaaaaaccacctctgtcgtcaggcatgggggaattgagatattcccttccccctaggcttataaaatttatgcttggtatgtctgtatgtatgattggtttcttaaattagggtttttttaatttaacttaaacttgaatattagatttgtttatattgtcttattattgttgttagccgccccaagtctacggagaggggcagcatacaaatctaataaataaataagtaagtaagtaagtaaataagtaagtaagtaagtaagtacgtaagtaagtaagtaagtaagtaagtaagtaagtaaataaataaatttaaaaaatataaaaaaagaggtTTGTAGGATTAAACCTGTGCTTTATACTTTctaaggaagcctaggtcagaacaattccaatatttgagggctattttctaaagcacccaaaggccaggcaagtaataatggatagaaactgaacagggagagattcaacctggaaatagtttcaagttttattggatttatatgccgcccctctccgaaaactcgggacggctaacaataatcatgaacaatatacaataaaatccaatactaaaagcaaattaaaacctattaatatataaaaaccaaacatacatacaaacataccatgtatacagttgtaacggccaagggggagaaaaagtcttaattcccccatgcctggcggcagaggtgggttttaagtagcttacgaaaggcaaggagggtgggggcaattgtaatctctggggggagttggttccagagggccggggccgccacagagaaggctcttcccctgggtcctgccaaaataaggagacattttctgacagtgaaagcaaacaagcaatggaacagaagttgccttcggggGTTGtgtgagcttcatcactggagtctTTCAAGAAGACATTGAACTGCCATCTTTAGAAATGGTgtagtagggtctcctgcttgggcagggggttggactagacaacCAAGAGGTCCCTTCTGACTCTGTCACTCTGATCTGATAAGTTGAGATGGTAGAAAGAAATTatcatctttttttcctccttaggTTGAAAGGGTGGACCTATTTCTACCCCATTTCAATGGAAGGAATCAACCAGACAGTGAGCCATTTTGTGTTCTTGGGACTGACCAATAACCGGAGCCTGGAGCTGGTTTTATCTGTCGTTTTCTCCATCCTGTACTTACTAATCCTAGCAGGCAACCTCCTCATCATAGTGACGGTGGCTTGGGACCGCTGCCTACACACCCCCATGTACTTTTTCTTGTGGAACCTCTCTTTCATTGACATTTGCCATTCCTCTGTCACAATGCCCAAGATGCTTTCCGATTGCTTCTTCCGCCACAAGGTCATCTCTTTTGGGGGTTGCGTCACCCAACTCTTCTTCCTTCACCTGTGTGCTTCGGTGGAGATCTTCCTCTTGACCGTCATGGGCTATGATCGTTGCGTCGCCATCTGCTATCCCTTGCAGTACGTGAACCTGATGAATCTGAAGACCTGTGGGGGTTTGCTCGGAATCTTGTGGGTCGGGGCAATTATCCACTCCCTGATCCAGATGGTCCTCACCGTTCATCTCACTTATTGTGGCCCTAATGTCATAGACAGCTTTTTCTGTGATATTCCTCCACTCATGAAGTTGGCTTGTACGGACACCTACTTCACTGGCGTTCTCCTCATATCCAGCAGTGGTCTGATGTCTGTAGTTTGCTTCGTGATCTTGGTAGCTTCCTATGCCATCATCCTTATTTCACTGGCAAGGCAGACAGCAGAGGGGCGTCACAAAGCTTTCTCCACGTGTGCAGCTCACCTACTTGTCGTGATCCTGTTCCTGGGACACTGTATCTTTATCTACACCCGCCCTGCTTCCAGCTTTTCAACAGACAGACTGGCTGCTGTCCTCTACACCATGGTGACCCCTTTCCTCAACCCTCTGATCTACACTCTGAGGAACAAAGAGGTCAAAAACTCCATTAAGAAACTCTGGAATCAGAGAAAGATCTTCTTGGCAAGGAGATGAGTTGGCTATCTTTGTGTAGGTGGAAAAACAAACAATATATGGAAAGAGAGGATCCCATGGAAAGGTCGATTATGATATGAGCCAATATTGTGTGGtgacagccaaaaaagccaatgccatCATAAACTGCATTGGCAGAGacatacaatcaagatcaaggaaGGTAGTAACAGATGATTcctaccggttctttagaaccattagtagtttgacgatgacatcatggagctggttctgGTGATGTCTTCGTGGGACTGCCACCTTGGATTttacatctgtgcatgtgcagaagctattttttgattTCTGTGTGCCTGCACACCCAGCACAATTCTGGGCAACCTGGAAGCAAAAGGATTCAGAACCCACTTGGGGTtagtaataccactctataaagcaaGACCACAACTAGAATACTACACTCGCACtataaaaaaggatgttgagactctagaaaaagttcagaggagagcaaccataaggattagggggctggagactaaaatattttctctctctctataatatatataaaaagttatATAAAATATCTTCTTTCATCATCTCTATCACcatttcctcctacttatgactctataattgtaacttgttgcttgtatccttaagatcttttattaatattgattgtttcttcattgtttatttgaccccatgacaatcactaagtgttgtacctcatgattcttgacaaatgtatattttcttttatgtacactgagagcttatgcaccaaagacaaattccttgtgtgtctaaccacacttggccaataaagaattctattctattctattctattctattctattctggcaacggaagtccggaggcggggtatccTAGCGGCAGTGGCggattcataaggtgaaaatagttcggaagaagaggcaaaaaatcttaaaccccaggttcgtttcttaaaaagttcatatgatgaggggttcataagacgaggtatcactgtacttgtatatAATATTGATTTATATATTCACAGCATGATTATTTATAATTGGGCCAGTTGCTTTTTAAAGAGGTTTGCTTGTTTGACATGTAATCTCAGCAGAATCTAACAACCATTGATGATTTTTTTTACCATACAATATAACAAACACTTTAAGCTTCTATGGTATAAGTTGGAACACTAATGACATTACTTACTTGCATCATGAAATGttggcaagaaaacaaccaatttCACAAACATGAAGGACCTTACAGTTGTCATCGTCATCGTTAtcgttgtcctcctcctcctctccacaaatcCTACTCCCTTCTGGCGCTTTGAAATGCAATTATCAGTGAATGATCAATTACTtgaaattacaggtagtccttgacttacaaccacgatTGCGACAAAGATTCCATTGCTAAGCAGGGTGGCTATTATTTGTATCACACTTAATTTATGATCTTTTTTGctatggttattaagcaaatcaactAAAACACATGGTGTTAGAAATtccatttatatatgtatatctataACCACAGAACAAATACAGAGTATAGTCACCATGTGCTTTACCGCTCAGCTATATAACAGGAAACAGGAAGCCCAGAACAAAAGAGCATACAGTATACACTGTGGATCCAGATTTGTAAAtactgccatctactggctgaaTACTACTGTAGTTGTAGCATAAAAACACATTCCAGCCATGAATTCCAACATTGGTCATTAAGTAAAACTGGCTTCTTCCATTTACCTTGCTCCAAAGCCAGTTGGAATGGTCACAAATGGcggtcacatgaccccgggacattaCAATGATGTTCTGACCTAGACTTCCTGATAAAGCATAAATCACAAACATAGACCCCCAAACCCCTCTTTGTATTTCAACAACTGAATTCACAGCCGTAATGAGTATCAAACAGTTTTAATTAGTGTGACAGAAGTATGACAGAAGTCTGccattaatagtaatagtaatagtaatagtaatagtaatagtaatagtaatagtaatagtaatagtaatagtaatagtaatagtaaaatcTTGCACACGCAGGCATCcttgcacaagattttgcttgctgtgcatgtgcagaaactaaaTCTTGTGTCGACAGGCACGCACGTGCCAGCTGGATACCCATGTGCTTGCGATGCTCCCAGAGGGCATACCAGGAAACGGGACATCAGTTGCCTTTTCctgtgctgttataactttggatggctactaaacaaatggttgtaagttgaggactaactgcaTCTTTTAACCATCTTTTTCAAGCTGTTCGTGGCTGCTTTGCCCTTTGCAGTATACTTCTTGATTGTGTCTTACAGTTGACGACGAATCCTAAAACGCAGAGCTATCCACCCCCTTGTTATCTTCATGATCAGTTCAAAGGCCAGTTGCTCTCTTTTAATTGAACTCATTAATTAAAGAAAGCTGGAGATTCTCATTGCTCTTTCCAAGACTCTGTAACGTACCTCCAATTTGTGGATTAGATTtgtgtatgctgagagcatatgcaccaagacaaattccttgagtgtccaattgcacttggccaataattctattctattctattctattctattctattctattctattctattctattctaaagctcCTTGTTGAAAAGATGGAATCTTTATGATATGGGGCTAACATACACAttgaaacaatgccatttggctgaggtcctgtaggatttcctgctcaggcaggggggtggggtgagggttggacttgatgacctgcatggtccctttcaactctaacaataaataaataaataaataaataaataaataaataaataaataaataaataaataaataaataaataaataaataaataaataaataaataaataaataaataaataaataaataaataaataaataaataaataaataaataaataaataaataaataaataaatagacaaatagacaaatagacaaatagacaaatagacaaatagacaaatagacaaatagacaaatagacaaatagacaaattgacaaattgacaaattgacaaattgacaaattgacaaattgacaaattgacaaattaacaaattaacaaattaacaaattaataaattaataaacaaacaaacaaacaaataaacaaataaataaaacaaacaaacatagtttCAGTAAATTTTTTAATTAGGGATCtttaacaaaatatataaaaaagaagataaatacttgacaacatagaataaaataaaatagaatagaataaaataaaagactATACTAGActatactagaatagaatagacaacagagaatagaagagaagaatggaCAAGATAGAATAGACAACATAATAATAGGATAGCATaggaaggataggataggatagacaacagagaacagaacagaagaagagaatagaatagaatagacaacaTACAATAGACTAGAACAGGCTagtaatagactagactagactagaatagacaactgagaatagaataaaatggaatagaaaaaagaatagaatagacaacagagaatagaataaatagacaatatagaatagaaaacataataataagaTAGAATAGacaacagagaatagaataaaacagaatagacgACATAGAacagactagaacagaacagaacaggaatagaataaaatggacaATATAGGATACacaacataatagaatagaataggatagggcagggcagggcagaacagaacagaacagaattagaagggaccttggcagTCTTCCAactccctactcaagcaggaaaccctatacgaTTTGAGACAAATGGTTGACCAAACACTGAGCTGGTTTATTATTTTCATCTTCCGGAATGGACTCAATTGACCCAGCGCTTCTTGGCAGAGAAGAACCCAAAACTTTAAGAAGGATCAAAGCAGGTTTTtagcctcccttcctttttagtTTCACCTGCGTGATCAAATCATCCCTGAGATCTTCCCTAGAGAAAGAGTAAAATCAAAATTGACTTGTCTTCATTTTTTTGCAGTGAACCTCTAAATGTCATTATGGAGGCAGGCCTGTTGGCACAATTTATTTTTCCTATTAATTCTTACCAAACTTTGCTCCAGATTTCTGATCCTCTTGAGGAATCTTTAATTAAAGATTCAAGCTCCGTGGTGTATTAATTACAGTTAGGATCACCAATCTCTCAAGATCTTCTTCTCTGCCCTCCCCAACCTGGTCCTCCTTGAGTTCTAAGTTTATTTCTTACTTTCAGAGCATCTAAGGTTATATAAAGGAGAAATAGCCAAGATCAGATGATGCTTATGAAAACCATCTCTCCACCTAgagaaaagaatgagagagaaaaaaaataagatggaCACAGAAGAACTTGTGAAGCTATCTGCAtgatcttctttttttcctccaataTATCAGGTAAATCCGCACTCTTTCTTAGAACAATTTAAATCTGCATCAGTGTTGGTCACCACATTATGAAACAGTTGTTGAGATTCtggaaaaatgcagagaagagcaataagaaTGATTAAGGGGTTGAAGGCTAAAAAAAccgaaaaacaaatgaaaaatggtaGCAGGGTTTAGGTGTGGCTGGTCTAGAGAATAGAAGTatcggagtgtgtgtgtgtgggactTGATAGCAGTatcccaatatttgagaggctgccacaagaaATTTTGGCCCAGAGGGCagcacaagaaacaatggatgaaaactaaatcAAGGAAAGGCGCAACCTACGGTAGAAATGAAGAGAAACTTCCtggcagtgaggacaattaactggtggaatggcttgccttcagaagttgcaggtgcttcaataataataataataataataataataataataataataataataataaacaacaacaacaacaacaacaacaacaacaagaacagcaatatgctgcaatgtcctaccggtccatgactacttcagcttcaacctcaacaacacaagagcacgcaacagattcaaacttaatgcgaaccgcttcaaacttgactaaaaaatatgactttaacaatcaagtagtcgaagcatggaactcattaccggactcaatagtgtcaacccctaacccccaacatttctcccttagactctccacgattgacctctccaggttcctaagaggccagtaaggggcgtacataagtgcactggtgtgtctttcgtcccctgtccaattgtctttcctttctctcatatatcatat
This genomic interval carries:
- the LOC139175833 gene encoding olfactory receptor 4E2-like codes for the protein MEGINQTVSHFVFLGLTNNRSLELVLSVVFSILYLLILAGNLLIIVTVAWDRCLHTPMYFFLWNLSFIDICHSSVTMPKMLSDCFFRHKVISFGGCVTQLFFLHLCASVEIFLLTVMGYDRCVAICYPLQYVNLMNLKTCGGLLGILWVGAIIHSLIQMVLTVHLTYCGPNVIDSFFCDIPPLMKLACTDTYFTGVLLISSSGLMSVVCFVILVASYAIILISLARQTAEGRHKAFSTCAAHLLVVILFLGHCIFIYTRPASSFSTDRLAAVLYTMVTPFLNPLIYTLRNKEVKNSIKKLWNQRKIFLARR